Within the Trachemys scripta elegans isolate TJP31775 chromosome 4, CAS_Tse_1.0, whole genome shotgun sequence genome, the region GGGGGTTCAGCATGGGGATCACCACTGTGTAGAACACTGAGGCCACCTGGTCTTGGCCCAGTGAGTAGCTGGTGTTGGGGCATAAGTATGTAAAGATCAGAGTCCCATAAAACATGGTGACGGCTGTCAGGTGGGAGGCACAAGTGTTAAAGGCTTTGTGCCTGCCCTTGGCAGAGTGGATCCTCAGGATGGCAGCCAGGATGTACAGGTAAGAGAAGAGGATTATCAGGAGGGAGCTGACACTGGTGAAACCAGCTAAAATAGAAATGGTATTTTCAGCGATGGAGCTATCGGAGGATGACAGAGCTAGCAGTGGAGGGGTGTCACAGAAAAAATGGTTGATGATGTTGGAGCCACAGTATGTTAACCTGCTAATTAAACATGCAGTAATCATAGCACTCATGAACCTAGTGAAATAGGAGCTAGCCACCAATGGGACACAGACTTTATGGGACATAACTGCTGAGTAAAGAAGTGGTTTGCAGATAGCCACATAGCGGTCATACGCGATCACAGCCAGAAGCAGGCACTCAGTGCTGAGCcagataataaaaaaatacagttgaACCAAACACCCAGAATAGGAAATGGCTTTGTTCTGTGCTAAGAAGTTCTCCAGCATCTTTGGGGTGACAACAGATGAATAGCAGATATCGACAACAGACAAATTGCACAGAAAGAAGTACATGGGAGTGTGTAGTCGGGAACTGATCCTAATCAAAATGATCATCCCAAGATTCCCCACCAGGGTGATAACATAGATCACTAAGAACAACACAAAGTAGATGACCTGCAGCTTTGGCCCATCTGTGAATCCCATGAGAATGAACT harbors:
- the LOC117876576 gene encoding olfactory receptor 1019-like; this translates as MGILEKKNCTVATQFILMGFTDGPKLQVIYFVLFLVIYVITLVGNLGMIILIRISSRLHTPMYFFLCNLSVVDICYSSVVTPKMLENFLAQNKAISYSGCLVQLYFFIIWLSTECLLLAVIAYDRYVAICKPLLYSAVMSHKVCVPLVASSYFTRFMSAMITACLISRLTYCGSNIINHFFCDTPPLLALSSSDSSIAENTISILAGFTSVSSLLIILFSYLYILAAILRIHSAKGRHKAFNTCASHLTAVTMFYGTLIFTYLCPNTSYSLGQDQVASVFYTVVIPMLNPLIYSLRNKEVKDALRRSLGRGSVLKMNAFIKMTRKE